GGCTTTCGCGTCGCCGCGGTGATCAGTGGATCGCTCGGAACCGCCCCCTTCTGGATCTGCTCACCGCGGACGTCGACGTCCTGCGTTGGGACACCGCACTCAGCGACCCCGCGTACCCGCATGCGCTCGACGAGGTGCGGACAGCGTACGAGACGAACTCGGCCTACGCGGCGGCGATCGATTCGACGATCGACCGATTCGTCTCGCGTCGCGGGGACGACATTCCCGACGAGGAGCGAATCCGCAACGGCTGCCGCACCTACCTCCTCGAGGAGGTGCCTATCATTCAACCGCTCTGGGCGGAGCAGGGATACGACTACGTGGTGTATCCGCAGCAGATATCGACTGCGATGCAGGCGACCCGTGACCTGTTCGTCGGTGAGGGGGCCGCATGGCTGCCGCTTCGTTTCAAGAAGCGGAAGTCGGCGCGATGAGCATCATCGAGGCGGAGGTGACTGCGGGCCGCCGGGCCGCGGGGTTCGTCGGACTGGCGACGGCGTCGTTCCTCGGCTGCATCGACCTGACGATCGTGTCGACGGCCCTGCCCGCCATCACGCGGGAGCTCGGGACGTCGATCTCGGTATCCCAACTCGTGCTCAGCGGGTTCCTGACGGCACTCGCGATGTTCATGGTGACCGCGGGACGGGTAGGAGACCAGTGGGGGCGGCGGACGGTGTTGCTGGCCGGTCTCGGTGTGTTCGTCGTCGCGTCGGTCGGTGCCGCTCTCGCCCCAGGGATCGGGTGGTTGATCGTCGCGCGGTTCGTGCAGGGTGCGTCGTGCGCCGTGCTCTACACGGGTACGTCCACGCTGGTGGAACAGTTGTTCCCGGAGGGAGAGCGTGGACGCGCTGTCGGTTGGCTGTACGCGGTCAACGGTGTCGGTCTGGCGATCGGTCCGGTCCTCGGCGGACTTCTGGTCCCCGCGTTCGGGTGGGCGTCGGTCTTCTGGATCAACGTCCCGTTCGGTCTGGTGGCCGTCGGTCTCATCCTCGCGGCGGTCCCGTCGCCCGCTCCGGAGTCGGACCGCGGGACGGACGTGCCGGGTCAGGTCGCGCTCGCCGTCGCGGTGGCCGCCGCCGTCGCATTCGTCTCGCTGCCTGCGAGTTCCGGGTGGCTGAGTGCCCCGGTGATCGCATCCGGTGTGGTCGCGGTGGCTGCGGTGACGCTGCTCGCCGTGGTGGAACGACGGTCATCCGATCCGCTCCTGCGCGTCGA
This genomic window from Gordonia sp. PDNC005 contains:
- a CDS encoding tRNA-dependent cyclodipeptide synthase, which produces MTLAITAPVGSTSHKAAFDLKGVQYEYEGRSTILLVSVGADYHEGEKFGATVDLLNRSGFSRVTVAVADTLQRHNLDVPPGEAYRLSRRRGDQWIARNRPLLDLLTADVDVLRWDTALSDPAYPHALDEVRTAYETNSAYAAAIDSTIDRFVSRRGDDIPDEERIRNGCRTYLLEEVPIIQPLWAEQGYDYVVYPQQISTAMQATRDLFVGEGAAWLPLRFKKRKSAR
- a CDS encoding MFS transporter — translated: MAAASFQEAEVGAMSIIEAEVTAGRRAAGFVGLATASFLGCIDLTIVSTALPAITRELGTSISVSQLVLSGFLTALAMFMVTAGRVGDQWGRRTVLLAGLGVFVVASVGAALAPGIGWLIVARFVQGASCAVLYTGTSTLVEQLFPEGERGRAVGWLYAVNGVGLAIGPVLGGLLVPAFGWASVFWINVPFGLVAVGLILAAVPSPAPESDRGTDVPGQVALAVAVAAAVAFVSLPASSGWLSAPVIASGVVAVAAVTLLAVVERRSSDPLLRVDLLGHPRLRAALLSDFFLAAFYASALLVLPQYLADRHGLGERLIGVSLLLVSGTMAFASPRVGRWVDQGGPNRPLRFGFASLAVSAGALLAGALSGQIAVLLVGFVFFGLGWALILAPATLSALSAVPTGEAGFAIGASWTFHNLGGALGAAVAAALYASSDADGGLTSTAVFLLVGAVIALAANALIPDSHSTVDAAGADGSREKTSR